A portion of the Apus apus isolate bApuApu2 chromosome 3, bApuApu2.pri.cur, whole genome shotgun sequence genome contains these proteins:
- the UBXN2A gene encoding UBX domain-containing protein 2A isoform X1 yields the protein MLRYGRKRNLTDLAPFDRFTLLRHNTRMKDMDNFKTAKKEWMCKSGTDDQILNGRDQNCDYFVDNLFEEAQNVGAMCMPPTTVKNQVDVIIKLWKNGFTVSDGELRSYTDVANQQFLDSIKKGELPFELLKVFDKEEVVVKVEDKKDKVCLSSKKPVFHPFSGHGYRLGSATPRIISKVRDDHQGPDNRRLLPLVPLNDLEPITNIKIWLANGERIIQKFNVSHRISDIRDFITKYQGSEGSVPFTLTTSLPFQELQDETLTVEEAKLQNAVVVQKLQKTTEPFRPLVKKAPDNAYETVATPNGQLKNEKKPTIKSTRSN from the exons ATGTTGAGGTATGGGAGGAAGAGGAACCTGACAGATCTTGCACCTTTTGATAGATTCACACTGTTAAG GCATAACACCAGAATGAAAGACATGGACAATTTCAAGACTGCAAAGAAAGAATG GATGTGTAAATCAGGAACTGATGATCAGATTTTGAATGGTAGAGACCAAAACTGTGACTACTTTGTAGATAACCTTTTTGAAGAAGCTCAGAACGTTGGTGCTATGTGTATGCCCCCAACTACAGTCAAGAACCAGGTAG ATGTAATAATTAAACTTTGGAAAAATGGATTTACAGTAAGTGACGGTGAACTTAGGAGCTACACTGATGTTGCAAACCAGCAGTTCTTGGACTCCATTAAAAAAGG ggAACTGCCTTTTGAGCTACTAAAAGTTTTTGATAAGGAGGAAGTGGTCGTGAAAGTGGAAGATAAAAAAGATAAGGTGTGTTTGTCATCAAAAAAGCCAGTATTTCatcccttctctggacatggCTACAGATTAGGAAG tgctacTCCAAGGATAATCTCTAAAGTAAGAGATGATCATCAAGGACCTGACAACAGACGACTCCTCCCATTAGTACCCTTAAACGATTTGGAGCCTATCACTAACATCAAGATCTGGTTAGCTAATGGGGAAAGGATAATTCAGAAATTCAATGTTTCTCACAG aataAGCGACATAAGAGACTTCATAACCAAGTATCAGGGATCAGAGGGAAGTGTTCCTTTCACACTGACTACTTCTCTGCCGTTTCAAGAGCTGCAAGATGAGACACTCACAGTAGAGGAAGCAAAGTTGCAAAATGCTGTTGTTGTTcagaaacttcagaaaacaaccGAACCTTTCAGACCCTTAGTGAAAAAAGCACCTGACAATGCCTATGAAACTGTTGCTACACCTAATGGACAGCtcaagaatgagaaaaaacccaccatcaAAAGTACACGATCAAATTAG
- the UBXN2A gene encoding UBX domain-containing protein 2A isoform X2, whose amino-acid sequence MLKHNTRMKDMDNFKTAKKEWMCKSGTDDQILNGRDQNCDYFVDNLFEEAQNVGAMCMPPTTVKNQVDVIIKLWKNGFTVSDGELRSYTDVANQQFLDSIKKGELPFELLKVFDKEEVVVKVEDKKDKVCLSSKKPVFHPFSGHGYRLGSATPRIISKVRDDHQGPDNRRLLPLVPLNDLEPITNIKIWLANGERIIQKFNVSHRISDIRDFITKYQGSEGSVPFTLTTSLPFQELQDETLTVEEAKLQNAVVVQKLQKTTEPFRPLVKKAPDNAYETVATPNGQLKNEKKPTIKSTRSN is encoded by the exons ATGCTGAA GCATAACACCAGAATGAAAGACATGGACAATTTCAAGACTGCAAAGAAAGAATG GATGTGTAAATCAGGAACTGATGATCAGATTTTGAATGGTAGAGACCAAAACTGTGACTACTTTGTAGATAACCTTTTTGAAGAAGCTCAGAACGTTGGTGCTATGTGTATGCCCCCAACTACAGTCAAGAACCAGGTAG ATGTAATAATTAAACTTTGGAAAAATGGATTTACAGTAAGTGACGGTGAACTTAGGAGCTACACTGATGTTGCAAACCAGCAGTTCTTGGACTCCATTAAAAAAGG ggAACTGCCTTTTGAGCTACTAAAAGTTTTTGATAAGGAGGAAGTGGTCGTGAAAGTGGAAGATAAAAAAGATAAGGTGTGTTTGTCATCAAAAAAGCCAGTATTTCatcccttctctggacatggCTACAGATTAGGAAG tgctacTCCAAGGATAATCTCTAAAGTAAGAGATGATCATCAAGGACCTGACAACAGACGACTCCTCCCATTAGTACCCTTAAACGATTTGGAGCCTATCACTAACATCAAGATCTGGTTAGCTAATGGGGAAAGGATAATTCAGAAATTCAATGTTTCTCACAG aataAGCGACATAAGAGACTTCATAACCAAGTATCAGGGATCAGAGGGAAGTGTTCCTTTCACACTGACTACTTCTCTGCCGTTTCAAGAGCTGCAAGATGAGACACTCACAGTAGAGGAAGCAAAGTTGCAAAATGCTGTTGTTGTTcagaaacttcagaaaacaaccGAACCTTTCAGACCCTTAGTGAAAAAAGCACCTGACAATGCCTATGAAACTGTTGCTACACCTAATGGACAGCtcaagaatgagaaaaaacccaccatcaAAAGTACACGATCAAATTAG
- the UBXN2A gene encoding UBX domain-containing protein 2A isoform X3, producing the protein MKDMDNFKTAKKEWMCKSGTDDQILNGRDQNCDYFVDNLFEEAQNVGAMCMPPTTVKNQVDVIIKLWKNGFTVSDGELRSYTDVANQQFLDSIKKGELPFELLKVFDKEEVVVKVEDKKDKVCLSSKKPVFHPFSGHGYRLGSATPRIISKVRDDHQGPDNRRLLPLVPLNDLEPITNIKIWLANGERIIQKFNVSHRISDIRDFITKYQGSEGSVPFTLTTSLPFQELQDETLTVEEAKLQNAVVVQKLQKTTEPFRPLVKKAPDNAYETVATPNGQLKNEKKPTIKSTRSN; encoded by the exons ATGAAAGACATGGACAATTTCAAGACTGCAAAGAAAGAATG GATGTGTAAATCAGGAACTGATGATCAGATTTTGAATGGTAGAGACCAAAACTGTGACTACTTTGTAGATAACCTTTTTGAAGAAGCTCAGAACGTTGGTGCTATGTGTATGCCCCCAACTACAGTCAAGAACCAGGTAG ATGTAATAATTAAACTTTGGAAAAATGGATTTACAGTAAGTGACGGTGAACTTAGGAGCTACACTGATGTTGCAAACCAGCAGTTCTTGGACTCCATTAAAAAAGG ggAACTGCCTTTTGAGCTACTAAAAGTTTTTGATAAGGAGGAAGTGGTCGTGAAAGTGGAAGATAAAAAAGATAAGGTGTGTTTGTCATCAAAAAAGCCAGTATTTCatcccttctctggacatggCTACAGATTAGGAAG tgctacTCCAAGGATAATCTCTAAAGTAAGAGATGATCATCAAGGACCTGACAACAGACGACTCCTCCCATTAGTACCCTTAAACGATTTGGAGCCTATCACTAACATCAAGATCTGGTTAGCTAATGGGGAAAGGATAATTCAGAAATTCAATGTTTCTCACAG aataAGCGACATAAGAGACTTCATAACCAAGTATCAGGGATCAGAGGGAAGTGTTCCTTTCACACTGACTACTTCTCTGCCGTTTCAAGAGCTGCAAGATGAGACACTCACAGTAGAGGAAGCAAAGTTGCAAAATGCTGTTGTTGTTcagaaacttcagaaaacaaccGAACCTTTCAGACCCTTAGTGAAAAAAGCACCTGACAATGCCTATGAAACTGTTGCTACACCTAATGGACAGCtcaagaatgagaaaaaacccaccatcaAAAGTACACGATCAAATTAG